The Phycisphaerae bacterium genomic sequence GCCAGTAGTAGGCCTCGGTCACGGGTGTGCTGGCAATCGGGCGTTCGGCGGGACCGAAGTCCGAGCGCATGAAAGGGACCATGTGGACGGTGCCTTGGCCGGTGCATCCGATCGCTGAGAGTGCGGCCAGTAGGCAGCTGGTACGCAGGGCTGCGCCCGGGTTCAGCGTCCGTCTTGTGTTCAACATGCAGGTCATCAGTGGGGAATCGGGTACCGCTGGCAGATCTCGAGCACGCGCAAGCGGACCTTGGCGGTCGCTTCCTCGCTCCCACGGGCGGCCAGGACCTGGTGGATCAGCCCAGCCACTTCCTGGAGGTCCGACGGGCCAAGCCCACGGGTGGTGAGAGCCGGCGTGCCGATCCGTAGTCCCGACGTCTCCGTCGGCTTGCGTTCATCGAAGGGAATCATGTTTTTGTTGACGATAATCCCGGCCTGTTCGAGCCAGCCCTCGGCCTGCTTGCCGGTGATGTCCGCGTGCACCTGGCGCAAATCCACCAGCATCAGGTGGTTGTCCGTTCCTCCGGAGACCAGCCGGTAGCCGCATTTCTGCAATTCCCTGGCCAGGGCCCGGGCGTTGTCCAGGATGCGCTGCTGGTAGGCCTTGAACTCGGGCTTGAGGGCCTCGCCGAATGCGACCGCTTTGCCCGCGATCACGTGCATGAGCGGCCCGCCCTGGATGCCCGGGAAGATCCGCGAGTCGACCGCCTTGGCGTGCTGGGCTCGGCACATGAGCATGCCCGCCCGTGGGCCGCGCAGCGTCTTGTGGGTCGTCGTGGTGACGAAATCGGCGTGCGGGATCGGCGAGGGGTGCAGCCCTGTCGCCACCAATCCGGCAATGTGGGCGATATCGGCGGTCAGGTAAGCCCCAACCTCGCGAGCGATGGCGGCGAACGCGGCAAAGTCGATGGTTCGCGGATAGGCCGACGCGCCCGTAACGATCATCTTCGGCTTGTGCTCGAGAGCCAGCTTGCGGATGACGTCGAAATCGTTGACCTCGGTCGTACGGTCAACACCGTAGTGGACGATGTTGTACAGACGTCCGCTGAAGTTCGCCTTGAGGCCGTGAGTCAGGTGACCACCGTGGGCGAGGTCCAGCGACAGAATCGTGTCGCCCGGGTTCAAGACGGCCATATAGACCGCCATGTTCGCCTGGCTGCCGGAATGTGGCTGCACATTCACATGCTCGCACCCAAACAGCTTCTTGGCTCGTTCGATGGCCAAGTTCTCGATTTCGTCGACGTGCTTGCACCCGCCATAGTAACGCTTGGCCGGGTAACCTTCGGCGTACTTGTTGGTCAGCACCGAGCCGACCGCCTCAAGTACCGCTTTGGACACATGGTTCTCCGAGGCGATCATCTCCAGGCAGGTATCTTGACGGCGGCCTTCGGCGACGAGAATGGCATACGCCTCCGGATCCGTTCGCTTGATGTTCGGGTAATCTGACGCGTGGGTCACGTTCTGCACCTCTCGAGTCATTGGACGATTGTGTTGGGGTATCGCCTTTTCCGGGCGGGTCTCGCTCCCAACGGCCATCATGGTAGCCCGCTGGGCGCATAAATCAAACCCCCGGCTGCGTAGTCGGATTCGGTTGATTCCTCACGATCTGAAGCTCACCAGGCTGCTCCGCGGCCGCTGGTGACAGGGAGGAGCTTCATGGTCGGGAGGCTGCGTTGGCTCAGCACATGGCACTCGCGCAGCGTCTTTCCTGACGCGACGCAGAGTTGGCGATCATCCAGACATGGAAGAAACCTCGACGTCGAACCGTCAGAAGCGAGGTTCATCGTCGCCGCAGGATCAGGCAGCCCAGGCCCAGCAGGAGCAGTGTGGCCGGTTCGGGGATCGCCACCACATCGATCTCTTTCAGAATCGTCGCCACAACCGCGCCCGTGTCGGTGGGGGGTACGAACCAGTCTTGGGTGTTGTCCACTGCCCAGTAGGTGAACTTTAGGCCGTGCACCTGGGCGCCGCCGAACAGCGCCCCGCCGGTGTCGTCAGTCAGGGCCACGATGGAACCCTGCCACTGGCCACCGTTTTGGACGTAGTAGCCGCTCGTGGGGGCGGTCAGATTGGCCCCACCGAAGGCGGCGTTCCAGTTGCCGTGGACATCTTTCCACTGTACCTGGAGGTTCTGAAAGACGCGCCCGTTCTTGTCGTCGTTTCCGGCGAACGAGTAGATGCCGCTGATCGCGGTCGGTGTCCAGTTCAAGGCGGTATCTTCATACCGGACGGTGAGCGTTGGCTGGCCGTAGTCCGCCAGGACGCAGTCAAGGTTGGTGCCGAGGATACCATCGGTGAACTTGACCGGATCATTGGGAAGGGCGAAATGGAAACCGCCGGCGTCGATGACGCCCAGTTTGCCCTGAAGAGCATCCGTTGCCGAGATTGCCGGATTCAGGTCCCCGTAGGAGGCAAACATCGTGCCTGCCCAGACATCGGCCGCCACAGCCGGCGCTGCAACCGTTCCCACCATCGCCAAAACGACACACAGGTTTCTCATCTCATGTCCTCCTGGAATTGGGTGATCTACCGCAACACGGCCATTCTCTTGGGCCTGACGGCTCGACAAGTGCATGCCGTAAGCCCGCGACACGCAAGGTATAAGGTATGAGGCCGGGCCGACATATCGAGGGGTACTTCACTTCCCGCATGCTTCTCCCGCCTCTTGGGGTGGTATTCTCTGATCTTCGGGCTTTTCTGTCAAGAACGTGATAGCCGTGGGAGCACGTTGCGGCTTGCGGCAGGGGTGCGGTCTGGCTACAGTAAGGTGTGCCTGGAGCTGGATCTGGGAACCTGAGGAGGGTGGTCGGGTGCGCGCTGGCAAGAGGACTTCAGTCCCGAGGAAGGAGCATTCCATGTTTCGATTCCTGATCACGACGGTTGTGGTTGCAGTGGTGGGGCCGGCGACCTGGGGCGCGATCGTCTCAACCACGACGCACGGCGACGCCTATCTTGTCGGTCTGGAGGAATCCGTGGCGGCGGGGGATCTCCTCTCCGGCCGGATCGCCACTATTGAGGACGGCGACATGGGCTGGCATCCGGTCAACACTGACCCCACCGATCAGTTGCCGGCCTTCACCGACGACAAGGTCCTCATCAGGGCCGACGGTCATCCTTACTACGGCCTGCTCAACGATTTCCCCCAGAACGGGCAGCCCGTCAAAAGGGCGGTGTATGATCTCGGCGGCCCGATGAACATCGATGAGATCCGGATCTTCACGGGCAATCAGGACGCCAATGGTCGCATCTTCTGCACGGTTCAGCTCTTCGCGTCGAAGAACGGCACCGATTTCACGCCTATCGGCCCGAACCAGGGATATTACCAGTCAGATCCCTCCGGCTCCATCAACGTCCTAGGTAGCGGAGCGAACATCTCCGGCGATCCAAGTAAACCCTATGCGTCCACGCTCCTGCGCATCTACGACGATACCGGATCGTCGCTGGCGAAGCAGGCGACTCATCTGCGATTCTACCTCTACGGAGTGGACAACACTCAGGGTCAAATGCGCGACCCGTTCGACGGCATCAACACATTCACGGGCGTGGACGACACGCTTACGAGGCCCAATACGTCTCCGCTCGTCTGGGAGATCGATGCCTTGGGCTTTGCCGGAGAAACCTGCGGCAATGGCATTGACGATGACAACAACGGTTTGACCGATTGTGCCGATCTGGAGGCGTGCAGCGACGATCCGGCTTGCCGATGCACTCACCATCCGGTGTTCGACGTGGACGACGATGCGGATGTCGACCAGGCCGACTTCGGTGTCTTCCAGGCCTGCTATACCGGTGATGGTGACCTCGGAGGGCTGTTCGGTTCGCTCTCGCTCGACTGTCAGTGCATGGACCTGGCCGGCACCGGCGGCGCAACGGATAACGCCATCGGCTCCGCGGACTTGCAGGTGTTCATGCGCTGCTATACCGGACCGGCCATGTCCGCGTTGCTCGATCCAAACTGCGACCACGCACCCTTCTGAGGCAGCGGTTCATGTTCCGCCGCCGGTGATGCGACGCTATCCGAGGGGCCTCGGGATCGGTTACGTCTGTGATGCTGGCCGAGGGCTACTTCATCGGTGTCAGAGTCAGGGACCGGAGGTTCATTGCCTGCCAGCCTTCCTTCGCCGGTTTGACCGTCAGTGTCGAAATCCC encodes the following:
- a CDS encoding serine hydroxymethyltransferase, translating into MTREVQNVTHASDYPNIKRTDPEAYAILVAEGRRQDTCLEMIASENHVSKAVLEAVGSVLTNKYAEGYPAKRYYGGCKHVDEIENLAIERAKKLFGCEHVNVQPHSGSQANMAVYMAVLNPGDTILSLDLAHGGHLTHGLKANFSGRLYNIVHYGVDRTTEVNDFDVIRKLALEHKPKMIVTGASAYPRTIDFAAFAAIAREVGAYLTADIAHIAGLVATGLHPSPIPHADFVTTTTHKTLRGPRAGMLMCRAQHAKAVDSRIFPGIQGGPLMHVIAGKAVAFGEALKPEFKAYQQRILDNARALARELQKCGYRLVSGGTDNHLMLVDLRQVHADITGKQAEGWLEQAGIIVNKNMIPFDERKPTETSGLRIGTPALTTRGLGPSDLQEVAGLIHQVLAARGSEEATAKVRLRVLEICQRYPIPH
- a CDS encoding PEP-CTERM sorting domain-containing protein yields the protein MRNLCVVLAMVGTVAAPAVAADVWAGTMFASYGDLNPAISATDALQGKLGVIDAGGFHFALPNDPVKFTDGILGTNLDCVLADYGQPTLTVRYEDTALNWTPTAISGIYSFAGNDDKNGRVFQNLQVQWKDVHGNWNAAFGGANLTAPTSGYYVQNGGQWQGSIVALTDDTGGALFGGAQVHGLKFTYWAVDNTQDWFVPPTDTGAVVATILKEIDVVAIPEPATLLLLGLGCLILRRR